The Nocardioides ginsengisegetis region TATTTGGGTGAACTCCTACCCGTGAGGTGACACCCGTGGCAAAGCCCGAGCTCCACACCCCCACCCACCCCGTGCGCCTGGTGACGGCGTCGAGCCTCTTCGACGGTCACGACGCCTCCATCAACATCATGCGGCGGATCTTCCAGAGCCAGGGCGCCGAGGTCATCCACCTCGGCCACAACCGCTCGGTGCAGGAGGTCGTGGACGCGGCGCTGGAGGAGGACGCCCAGGGCGTGGCGGTCTCGTCCTACCAGGGCGGCCACATCGAGTACTTCGAGTACCTCGTCGAGTCGCTGCGCGCCCAGGGCGCCGACCACATCAAGGTCGTCGGCGGCGGTGGCGGCGTGATCGTGCACGACGAGATCGAGCGGCTGCGCGCCTCCGGCGTCACGATCTTCTCCCCCGAGGACGGCCAGCGGATGGGCCTCGTCGGGATGATCAACTCGGTCGTCAAGGACTGCGACTTCGACCTCTGGGCGGGCAAGCAGGTCGGAGCCGAGCAGGTGCTCAGCGGCGACCGGTTCGCCATCGCGCGCGCCATCACCGGCGCCGAGGGCGGCAACCTGCCGGCCGCGATGTTCGAGCAGCTCCGCGCGGCCGGCGCCTCCCACACGGTCCCGGTCCTCGGCATCACCGGCACGGGCGGCTCGGGCAAGTCGTCCCTCACCGACGAGCTCGTACGACGCTTCCGCGTGGACCAGCAGGACAAGCTGCGGGTCGCCGTCATCGCGGTCGACCCCACCCGCCGCAAGGGCGGCGGCGCCCTGCTCGGCGACCGGATCCGGATGAACTCCCTCGACGGCGACCGGGTCTTCTTCCGCTCGCTGGCCACCCGCGGCGCCCACGAGCTGCCCGCCCACCTCGGCGACGTCATCGACGTCGTGAAGGCCGCGGGCTTCGACCTCGTCATCGTGGAGACCCCCGGCATCGGCCAGGGCGACGCCGCGATCGTCCCGTTCGTGGACACCTCGATGTACGTCATGACGCCGGAGTTCGGCGCCGCCTCGCAGCTGGAGAAGATCGACATGCTCGACTTCGCCGACGTCGTGGCGATCAACAAGTTCGAGCGCCGCGGCGCCAAGGACGCGCTCCGCGACGTCGGTCGCCAGCTGGTCCGCAACCGCGAGGCGTTCGGCAAGCAGCCCTCCGACATGCCCGTCTTCGGCACCTCGGCGGCCACCTTCAACGACGACGGCGTCACCGCGCTCTACCAGCACCTGCGCGGCCTGCTCGCCGACCGCGGGCTGCCCGTCGACGAGGGCACGCTGCCGGCGGTCGACGTACGCCACTCGTCGGGGATCCGCCAGGTCGTCCCGAGCGACCGGGTGCGCTACCTCGCCGAGATCACCGAGACCGTGCGGAAGTACCACGCCCGGACCGAGACGCTGGCCGAGGCCGCGCGGCGCGTGCAGCGCCTCGACCTCGTTGCCGGCGAGCTGGTCTCGACGGGCTCGACCACCGAGGGGCTCGGCGACGTCCCGGCCCTGCTGGAGAAGGCCCGCGAGGACCTGCCGACCGAGGTCGCGCAGCAGATCGAGGGCTGGCCGGCCGTCGTGGAGTCCTACTCGGGAGACGAGATGGTCACCAAGGTCCGCGACAAGGAGATCCACACGCGGCTGACGCGGGAGTCCCTGTCGGGCAACAAGATCCCGCGCGTCGCACTGCCGTCGTACGCCGACCACGGCGAGCTCGTCCGCTTCT contains the following coding sequences:
- the icmF gene encoding fused isobutyryl-CoA mutase/GTPase IcmF; translated protein: MAKPELHTPTHPVRLVTASSLFDGHDASINIMRRIFQSQGAEVIHLGHNRSVQEVVDAALEEDAQGVAVSSYQGGHIEYFEYLVESLRAQGADHIKVVGGGGGVIVHDEIERLRASGVTIFSPEDGQRMGLVGMINSVVKDCDFDLWAGKQVGAEQVLSGDRFAIARAITGAEGGNLPAAMFEQLRAAGASHTVPVLGITGTGGSGKSSLTDELVRRFRVDQQDKLRVAVIAVDPTRRKGGGALLGDRIRMNSLDGDRVFFRSLATRGAHELPAHLGDVIDVVKAAGFDLVIVETPGIGQGDAAIVPFVDTSMYVMTPEFGAASQLEKIDMLDFADVVAINKFERRGAKDALRDVGRQLVRNREAFGKQPSDMPVFGTSAATFNDDGVTALYQHLRGLLADRGLPVDEGTLPAVDVRHSSGIRQVVPSDRVRYLAEITETVRKYHARTETLAEAARRVQRLDLVAGELVSTGSTTEGLGDVPALLEKAREDLPTEVAQQIEGWPAVVESYSGDEMVTKVRDKEIHTRLTRESLSGNKIPRVALPSYADHGELVRFWRRENLPGHFPFTAGVFPFKRDGEDPARMFAGEGDPARTNRRFKILSADGDAKRLSTAFDSVTLYGRDPDERPDIYGKVGTSGVSVATLDDMKVLYDGFDLVSPSTSVSMTINGPAPTVLAFFLNTVIDQQVDAFREKEGREPSEEERAMLAAHAVANVRGTVQADILKEDQGQNTCLFSTEFSLRMMADIQEWFIQHQVRNFYSVSISGYHIAEAGANPISQLAFTLANGFTYVEAYLARGMDIDDFAPNLSFFFSNGMDPEYSVIGRVARRIWAVAMKEKYGANDRSQKLKYHVQTSGRSLHAQEMDFNDIRTTLQALIAIYDNANSLHTNAYDEAVTTPTEESVRRALAIQMIINREWGLAMNENPLQGSFVIDELTDLVEAAVLAEFDRINERGGVLGAMETGYQRGRIQDESMLYEHRKHDGSLPIIGVNTFRNPKADDGTPVHVELARATDAEKEGQLARVRAFQAEHATEAEAAIARLKEAAITGENVFAVLVDAARVCSLGQVTEAFFEVGGQYRRNV